A stretch of DNA from Bernardetia sp.:
TTGAATCAAAATGATAGGTTCATAAGATGGCTTGATTCCTAACCCTGCTCCATCATATTTTTTTCCTAACTCGGAACTTGGAGCTAGTTTTTCTTTTTTGGAAGCCTTATAACTTTCTGCTCCCTCTTTTTTATAACCTTGTACATATTTGTATTCTCCAATTTTTTCACTTTCCACTCCTAATTCTTTATCTATTGAAAGTCCTACGTTCCTACTCTTTGGCATTCCATTGAGATACGCCCAAAACAAAACATCTTTTATCAGAAAGCCACTATCTTCCAAATCTACCATTAGTCGGTGCATCAATCGTATAGAACTAAAGACTAAACCAAAACTTCCACTCTTGAGCTTTTCAAAACCCTGCTCCCAAACTTTCCTATCTGGCAAATCTTTATCCCAATAATTACCTTGATAAGAAATACCATAAGGAGGGTCAGTAATGAGAGCATCGATAGAGTTGTTTTCAATATCTTCTAATATATATGAGCTTTTATGATATAACTGAAAGGTGTTTTTCATATTTCACTAATAGTTAACAAGTCATCAATAGAAAGATAACTTGATATACTTCTTTTATAGTTTATCAAAATTTTGTACACAAACTCTTTCGTCTTATCTGGTGGTACAATAACTTTGAAATTATATTCTTTAATCATTTTGCCAATTTCTACACTTTGTGTAGAACGAGTACTTGTATTTGCTACAGCTTTAACTCTTTCAAAAAGATATTGTCCTAATTTTTCATGTTGACCATATACAATAAATTGTAAATCGGCTGCACCTT
This window harbors:
- a CDS encoding DNA-methyltransferase, which codes for MKNTFQLYHKSSYILEDIENNSIDALITDPPYGISYQGNYWDKDLPDRKVWEQGFEKLKSGSFGLVFSSIRLMHRLMVDLEDSGFLIKDVLFWAYLNGMPKSRNVGLSIDKELGVESEKIGEYKYVQGYKKEGAESYKASKKEKLAPSSELGKKYDGAGLGIKPSYEPIILIQKPLEKGLNVAQNIIKYGTGALNFEETRIPYKEGESKVGHNPHEKGRVPANIIRTEPFEDGYDKFFLVPKVRQHKDDFNFHPTLKPVELMQHLVKLITFEGQTVLDTFMGSGSTGVACMELKRKFVGYELDENYIEIAKRRIETSISTPKLF